In one window of Streptomyces sp. FXJ1.172 DNA:
- a CDS encoding protealysin inhibitor emfourin produces MRIQVRRTGGFAGIERRAEVDTSGRPDAPEWQALAERVLASGPAAPPAGVPDGFRYEITVDGRTVYAADPRLTDGQRELISRVLKEGA; encoded by the coding sequence ATGCGTATCCAAGTACGGCGCACGGGCGGTTTCGCGGGGATCGAGCGCCGGGCCGAGGTGGACACCTCGGGCCGGCCCGACGCCCCCGAGTGGCAGGCCCTGGCCGAGCGCGTCCTCGCGTCCGGCCCGGCCGCCCCGCCGGCCGGCGTCCCGGACGGCTTCCGGTACGAGATCACCGTGGACGGCCGCACGGTGTACGCGGCCGATCCCCGACTCACCGACGGGCAAAGGGAGTTGATCTCCCGGGTGCTGAAGGAGGGTGCCTGA
- a CDS encoding M4 family metallopeptidase, producing the protein MTTNGGFQPVFCTIVPPHILDRLAQHEDQALSGSALRTLQHDSALRTLRRDTAVRTETAAAAAAPAAAKPRRTIYDAGHGTGLPGTEVRAEGQDPVQDASANRAYAGLGATFELYLKAYERDSIDGRGLPLNASVHYGTDYDNAFWNGEQMVFGDGDGQIFADFTSSVDVIGHELTHGVTQYTANLDYEGQSGALNESVSDVFGSLIKQYSLGQSADQADWLIGEGLLAPGVHGTALRSMKAPGTAYDDPRLGKDPQPATMAGYVHTSSDNGGVHINSGIPNHAFYLLATALAGHAWEKAGQIWYDVLTGGELQSGALFADFAKLTVKAARARYGAGDELEAAQKAWEQVGVRTS; encoded by the coding sequence ATGACGACCAACGGGGGCTTCCAGCCCGTCTTCTGCACGATCGTGCCGCCGCACATCCTCGACCGGCTCGCCCAGCACGAGGACCAGGCGCTCTCCGGCTCCGCGCTGCGCACCCTCCAGCACGACTCCGCGCTGCGCACCCTCCGCCGTGACACCGCGGTGCGCACCGAGACCGCCGCGGCCGCCGCGGCACCCGCCGCCGCCAAGCCCAGGCGCACGATCTACGACGCCGGGCACGGCACCGGCCTGCCCGGCACCGAGGTCCGCGCGGAGGGCCAGGACCCGGTCCAGGACGCCAGTGCCAACCGCGCGTACGCCGGCCTCGGCGCCACCTTCGAGCTGTACCTCAAGGCGTACGAGCGGGACTCCATCGACGGGCGGGGGCTGCCGCTCAACGCGTCCGTGCACTACGGGACGGACTACGACAACGCCTTCTGGAACGGCGAACAGATGGTCTTCGGGGACGGCGACGGCCAGATCTTCGCCGACTTCACCAGCAGCGTCGACGTCATCGGCCACGAACTGACCCACGGCGTCACCCAGTACACCGCGAACCTGGACTACGAGGGCCAGTCCGGCGCCCTCAACGAGTCGGTCTCCGACGTCTTCGGCTCCCTCATCAAGCAGTACTCGCTCGGCCAGAGTGCCGACCAGGCCGACTGGCTGATCGGCGAGGGCTTGCTCGCCCCGGGCGTGCACGGCACCGCGCTGCGCTCGATGAAGGCACCGGGCACGGCGTACGACGACCCCAGGCTGGGCAAGGACCCGCAGCCCGCGACCATGGCGGGCTATGTGCACACCAGCAGCGACAACGGCGGCGTGCACATCAACTCCGGCATCCCGAACCACGCCTTCTACCTGCTCGCCACGGCCCTCGCCGGGCACGCCTGGGAGAAGGCGGGGCAGATCTGGTACGACGTGCTCACCGGCGGCGAGCTGCAATCGGGGGCCCTCTTCGCCGACTTCGCCAAGCTGACGGTGAAGGCGGCCCGGGCGCGGTACGGCGCCGGGGACGAACTGGAGGCCGCGCAGAAGGCATGGGAACAGGTCGGGGTGCGCACGTCGTAG